In Roseofilum casamattae BLCC-M143, a single window of DNA contains:
- a CDS encoding N-acetylmannosamine-6-phosphate 2-epimerase: MNLHGLIVSCQAPADSPLHEPSIIAAMAVASLNRGATAVRIDTPSHIAAVRSQTDRPIIGLWKRQFPNCEVYITPQFEQAAALARAGADWIAIDATLRPRPDGEELDTLIARIQQELGKPVFADVDTLDSAIAAANAGADCLATTLYGYTAQTQDCTPPGYDLLQELRQKFHCPIICEGGISSPQMAEKALNLGANAVVVGTDITGIDRKVKTYQQFLSVSKSVRYPGESC, translated from the coding sequence ATGAACTTACACGGATTAATAGTTTCCTGCCAAGCTCCCGCCGACTCCCCCCTACACGAACCGAGCATCATTGCTGCCATGGCCGTAGCCTCCTTGAATCGAGGAGCAACTGCTGTCCGTATTGATACTCCCAGTCATATCGCAGCGGTGCGATCGCAAACCGATCGGCCCATAATCGGGCTGTGGAAGCGGCAATTTCCCAATTGCGAGGTCTACATCACGCCCCAGTTTGAACAGGCCGCAGCGCTTGCCAGAGCGGGCGCAGATTGGATTGCGATCGATGCCACGCTCCGACCTCGACCCGACGGTGAGGAACTCGACACTCTTATCGCGCGCATCCAGCAAGAGTTAGGAAAACCGGTATTCGCCGATGTAGACACCTTAGATTCTGCGATCGCTGCTGCCAATGCAGGAGCGGACTGTTTGGCCACCACATTGTATGGATACACCGCGCAAACCCAAGATTGCACTCCTCCCGGCTACGACCTCCTGCAAGAACTGCGACAAAAGTTCCACTGTCCGATTATTTGTGAAGGCGGGATTTCCTCACCGCAGATGGCCGAAAAAGCATTAAACTTAGGTGCAAACGCCGTTGTTGTCGGTACGGATATCACCGGAATTGACCGTAAAGTTAAAACTTATCAACAATTTTTGTCCGTTTCCAAATCCGTACGATATCCTGGAGAAAGTTGTTAA
- a CDS encoding TerD family protein, with the protein MAISLSKGQKVSLEKESPGIEAAFVGLGWDVKATDTGVDFDLDASVFLVGENEKLVSEKHLVFYNNKKSPDESVEYMGDNKTGAGEGDDEVIIVDLRKISPDVKKLVFTVTIYEAEKRKQNFGQVSNAYVRLVNVQTKEEVVRYDLDEDYSIETAMIMTEIYLKNGEWRMNAVGSGYGGGLAALLDRYS; encoded by the coding sequence GTGGCAATTTCTCTAAGTAAAGGACAAAAAGTATCTTTAGAAAAAGAATCTCCAGGCATTGAAGCCGCATTTGTCGGCTTGGGCTGGGATGTTAAAGCAACCGATACCGGAGTTGATTTCGATTTGGATGCTTCTGTTTTCCTCGTCGGAGAAAATGAAAAACTGGTTTCCGAAAAACACCTGGTTTTCTACAACAATAAAAAAAGCCCAGACGAGTCTGTTGAATATATGGGCGATAATAAAACTGGTGCGGGAGAAGGAGATGATGAAGTTATTATCGTCGATCTGCGCAAAATTTCTCCAGATGTGAAAAAGTTAGTCTTCACCGTTACCATCTATGAAGCCGAAAAACGCAAACAAAACTTCGGTCAGGTGAGCAATGCTTATGTTCGTTTAGTCAACGTGCAGACGAAAGAAGAAGTCGTTCGTTACGACTTAGACGAAGATTATTCCATTGAAACCGCCATGATTATGACCGAGATCTATCTCAAGAATGGTGAATGGCGGATGAATGCCGTTGGTTCTGGATATGGGGGAGGATTGGCTGCTCTGCTCGATCGCTATTCGTAA
- a CDS encoding Uma2 family endonuclease gives MLLEYHPRACLPSAEDLPDSDDTPVDNELQDLIPTLLKAMLASMWSERMDWFFGVDMGVYYDPKQPAIVPDGFLSIGVPRIIDSDLRLSYVLWEEQKVPSLVLEVVSQTRRGEYTQKKEEYARLGVLYYVIYNPLRKKKQKLEVYRLEGDEYRLLSGEPVWLEQLGIGIGRSEGTYQGITREWLYWYDQNRERYLTPEERAQMAESERDRQQQRADSAELERDRATERAESAESDLQQLREKLRQLNIDPDALS, from the coding sequence ATGCTACTCGAATACCATCCTAGAGCGTGCTTGCCCTCAGCCGAGGATTTACCCGACTCTGACGATACTCCCGTGGATAACGAACTACAAGATTTAATTCCCACTCTGCTCAAAGCCATGCTTGCCTCAATGTGGTCGGAGCGAATGGATTGGTTTTTTGGGGTAGATATGGGAGTCTATTACGACCCCAAGCAACCGGCGATCGTCCCGGATGGGTTCTTGAGTATTGGCGTTCCTCGAATTATCGATTCTGATTTACGTTTATCTTACGTGCTGTGGGAAGAGCAAAAAGTACCAAGTTTAGTGTTAGAGGTGGTTTCGCAAACTCGAAGGGGAGAGTATACCCAGAAAAAGGAAGAATACGCGCGATTGGGAGTTCTCTACTATGTTATTTATAATCCCTTGCGCAAGAAGAAACAGAAGCTGGAAGTGTATCGGCTCGAGGGAGATGAATATCGACTGTTGTCTGGGGAACCGGTATGGTTGGAGCAGCTCGGTATCGGTATTGGTCGAAGTGAGGGAACCTATCAAGGAATTACGAGAGAATGGCTTTATTGGTACGATCAAAACCGAGAACGCTATCTAACTCCAGAGGAAAGAGCACAGATGGCTGAATCAGAGCGCGATCGCCAGCAGCAAAGAGCCGATAGTGCCGAGCTGGAGCGCGATCGCGCCACAGAGCGAGCTGAGAGTGCCGAATCAGATTTACAACAGCTACGGGAGAAACTGCGACAGTTAAATATCGACCCCGATGCTCTCTCGTAA
- a CDS encoding pentapeptide repeat-containing protein, producing the protein MKATEVLERYKEGDRNFQRVNLRGQSFKGKNLAGADFSNAKIHGTDFTGANLTGVKFCGAQAGLQERRMVLNLFIASVVFARNSRIGNNKNSHIHRSSHSHPDWFNLLHCVANNQKRSPRSLDYFIGCCLS; encoded by the coding sequence ATGAAAGCCACGGAAGTTTTAGAGAGATATAAGGAGGGCGATCGCAATTTTCAGCGAGTGAATTTACGCGGGCAGTCCTTCAAAGGCAAGAACTTGGCAGGTGCAGACTTCAGTAATGCAAAGATTCATGGTACTGATTTTACAGGAGCTAACTTAACTGGAGTGAAATTCTGTGGAGCGCAAGCAGGACTCCAGGAACGACGTATGGTACTGAACTTGTTTATTGCCTCGGTAGTGTTTGCTAGGAATAGTCGCATTGGCAATAACAAGAACAGTCATATTCACAGGAGTAGTCATAGTCATCCTGACTGGTTTAATCTTCTACATTGCGTGGCTAATAATCAAAAGCGATCGCCGCGATCCTTGGATTATTTCATTGGCTGTTGTCTTTCGTAA
- a CDS encoding EVE domain-containing protein — protein MNYWLVKSEPNAYSITDLEHDCTTIWDGVRNYQARNFLQQMKIGDRAFFYHSNAKPPGIFGLAEIISENIVDPTQFDPNDSHYDPKATRESPRWYTVEIEWLQTFPELISLSQLKEHFSGEELLVVKRGNRLSVMPVTEIVASKILSWTESK, from the coding sequence GTGAACTATTGGCTAGTCAAATCCGAACCAAACGCATATAGCATTACCGATCTAGAGCACGATTGCACCACAATTTGGGATGGAGTGCGCAACTATCAAGCGCGCAACTTCTTACAACAAATGAAAATAGGCGATCGCGCGTTTTTCTATCACTCCAATGCCAAACCACCAGGTATTTTCGGACTTGCGGAAATCATCAGTGAAAACATCGTCGATCCGACGCAATTTGACCCGAACGATAGTCATTACGATCCGAAAGCCACTCGCGAGTCTCCGCGCTGGTATACCGTCGAAATAGAATGGCTCCAAACCTTTCCCGAACTCATTTCTCTGAGCCAACTGAAAGAACATTTTTCCGGTGAAGAATTGCTAGTTGTGAAGCGTGGAAATCGCTTGTCAGTGATGCCGGTAACGGAAATCGTGGCGAGCAAAATTCTTTCCTGGACTGAATCGAAATAG
- a CDS encoding type II toxin-antitoxin system HicB family antitoxin, with the protein MKDYHINIFYSEADEAYIADIPDLKYCSALGETPQEALAEVLQAKVLWLEAARSQGKPIPTPQYQQFLDRLAEV; encoded by the coding sequence TCAACATTTTCTACAGTGAAGCCGATGAAGCCTACATCGCTGACATTCCCGATCTCAAATATTGTTCTGCTCTAGGAGAAACACCCCAGGAAGCTTTAGCCGAAGTGCTTCAGGCCAAGGTATTATGGTTGGAAGCTGCCCGATCGCAAGGAAAACCAATTCCAACCCCACAATACCAACAATTTCTCGATCGCCTGGCTGAAGTCTAA